A single genomic interval of Lactococcus sp. S-13 harbors:
- a CDS encoding phage scaffolding protein, giving the protein MTFEEYLKSLGLEDEQVTSITAGMAENKFYLASEENLEKRYQKAVGQLNEVKGQLKERDERITELEASAEEIQKNFRV; this is encoded by the coding sequence ATGACATTTGAAGAGTATCTGAAATCTCTGGGACTAGAGGATGAGCAAGTGACGTCCATTACTGCAGGAATGGCTGAAAATAAGTTCTACCTAGCAAGCGAAGAGAACTTGGAGAAACGTTATCAAAAGGCTGTTGGACAGCTCAACGAAGTCAAAGGACAGCTTAAAGAACGTGATGAGCGCATCACAGAACTTGAAGCATCTGCTGAAGAGATTCAAAAAAACTTTAGAGTCTAA
- a CDS encoding phage scaffolding protein — MSASQNLKHLLKRFKKTLESNQSELEKLEELQSQVETLTSENSSIKRTTKLEKMLTKAGVNDIDYILNYKMRGGEDLEVGEDGEFTNFDDTLNELKESYPKYFKPEEPVVEEKQNDWTPLGNAPKDGKEITIDPFEEKMAKYTK, encoded by the coding sequence ATGAGCGCATCACAGAACTTGAAGCATCTGCTGAAGAGATTCAAAAAAACTTTAGAGTCTAATCAATCTGAATTAGAAAAACTTGAAGAACTTCAAAGTCAAGTTGAAACACTGACAAGCGAAAATAGCTCAATCAAGCGCACTACTAAGCTTGAAAAAATGCTGACTAAAGCTGGTGTTAATGACATTGACTATATTCTCAACTATAAAATGCGGGGTGGAGAAGATTTAGAAGTTGGAGAAGATGGAGAGTTTACCAATTTCGATGATACGCTCAATGAGTTGAAAGAAAGCTATCCTAAATACTTCAAACCTGAAGAGCCTGTAGTTGAAGAAAAACAGAACGATTGGACACCTTTAGGGAATGCTCCTAAAGATGGAAAAGAAATTACCATTGATCCATTTGAGGAAAAAATGGCCAAATACACCAAATAG